The Terriglobus sp. TAA 43 sequence GCGCAGTTGCTGCGAGTGCCCTTAGCTGCCGGTGCCGCTGATGACCACGCTGATGGTGCGGAGAAGGATCTTCAGATCGAGCCAGAGATTCCAATTCTCCACGTACGCCGTATCAAGCGAGATATAGCTGTCGAACGATGGGTCCTGACGCGCTTCTACCTGCCAGAGGCCTGTGATGCCGGGAAGCACGTCGAGGCGGCGTAGATGGGAGAGGTCGTAACGCTCCACTTCTGCCGCGATGGGCGGGCGGGGTCCGACGAGGCTCATGTCGCCTTTGAGCACGTTGAAGAACTGCGGAATCTCATCCAGTGAATACTTGCGGAGGAAGCGGCCCACGCGGGTGATGCGCGGATCATTGCTCATCTTGAACAGGATGCCGTCGCGCTCGTTCATGTGTTCCAGCTGCGACTTCAGGTGATCGGCATTCTGGACCATGGTGCGGAACTTGTAGCAGTTGAAGGTGCGTCCCTTACGGCCAATGCGACGTGCACGATAGAAGATGGGGCCAGGCGAATCCAACAGAACCGCCAGCGAGATCAGAAACAGTATGGGGCTGAGTACGACAATCGCCAGAAACGACAGGGCAAGGTCGAGCGTGCGCTTGACCATGAACGAGCCGATTGGAAACTCGCGACGATGCAGCGGGATCGTGGGAAACTGGCCCACGTATTCGATGGGTGCGTTCCAGGCGAGGCCATCGTAAAGATCGGGCACTACGCGGACGTCAATACCGAGTTCACGTGCTTCCTGAACGAGGTCAATCACGATCTTCTTGTCGGCAGGGACGGAAAAGAAGATTTCATCGACAAAGAGTGCGCGGGCGATGGCGAGGCAGTTGCTCATGTCGCCAACGTTATCTGCGTCGCCTGATTCGGTCTCGCTCTCGTTGAGGGCGATGAAGCCGCGGAAGCGGAATCCAAGGTGACGGAGCGACTCAAGGTGATTTCGGAGGGCGTGGCCTACTCGGCCGGAGCCGATGATGAGTACGTTTCGGGTATCGACGCCATCGCGGTAGCGGGTGTAGACCATGGAACGCCAGAGAGCCCGGCGTGCGCACAGCATGGTTCCCGTGAGGATGACGGAAAGCATGACCACGATGCGGGAGACTGTTTCGCCGCGGAGAAGATAGATGCTGCCGCAGAGCAGAAGGCCGGCGACCAGGGTGGCCTGGATAGTGAGGCGCTGCTCATTCAGACCACTGCGGTTCTGGATGGGGCCGTAAAGTCCGTAGGATCGGGAGAAAAATGCGAGGCACAGCGCAAACCACGTCATGTACGCGCCGTATTGGCTCCAGAGAAGATGGAAGACACCATTCTGCGTAAGGGTGCCGCTCTCATGCGAGGCATCCAGCCGGAAATGCATGGCGATGAGGCTGCCGATGAGCGCGGTGAGTATGTCCAGCGCGGCCCACGCTGCTCCTGTAATGGATGGCTGCTCCAGCACGCCCGCCGCCATGGACATACCACGTCCTCGAAAGGACGGTGCCTCCGTGGTCATGACACTCCCCTGCGCGTATTCTTGTGCCGGCATTCGCTACCTTTTGGCCGTTGGATGCGGTTCGGGCCATTCAGGGTGGGTTTTATTGCCACCTGATTTGCGGGAAAAAAACCGTGTGACAGAACGGCGAACCGTTCAACTGTTCTTTGTTCTCTATTGCCTTCTTTCTTTTCAGGATATCTCAACCAACCCATTGTTTCGTTCAACCCGCACCATATCTGTCACATGCACCCTTAACGGCTCGCCCTGAAGTCAGTTTGTTGCGTAGCATCCTTTGCGATTGGGGATGCAGCCTTTACACTCCCCGTGATGCCATCCGATAAAACTGCCCAACGGCGCCTGATTGTGAATGCAGACGATTTCGCCCTTACGGAGGGTGTCAACCGTGCCATTGGAGAACTTTCAGAGGCTGGCGCTTTACGATCCTGCACGTTGATGGCAGCAGGCGCCGCCTTTAAAGACGCTGTTCGTACTACTAAGGAGTACAAAAATCTTCGTGTGGGTTGCCACGTGGTGCTGGTAGACGGCAATTGTGTTGCGCCAGCGGAGACGGTACGTGCCCTACTCGACGGAGACCAGGGGCAATTGCGCTCGTCGTTGCCGAAGTTTATTGCTGACCTGCAACGCGGAAAAATACCGGAAGAACAGATTGAAGCGGAGGCGGTGGCCCAGATCCGGCGGTTGCAGGATGCGGGGGTGACCGTCACCCACGTGGACACCCATAAACATACGCACCTCTTCCCACGTGTGGCTCGTCCGTTGATGCGGGCGGCCATGCAATGTGGTGTTTCGGCGATTCGGAACCCGTTTGAGCAGGCGTGGTCTGCGCGGCTGACGCGTGGGCCGCTGCTGCGGAAGCTGGAAGTCACGGCTCTCCGTAACTTCAGCAGCACGTTTGAGAAGCTGTTGCGCGCTTCCGGGCTGAAGACAACAGCGGGGTCGATTGGAGTGTCGGCGACGGGAACTCTTGATGCTGAGAACCTGGCGCGGCTGCTGGAGGGTATGCCCGAGGGAACGTGGGAGCTGGTGTGTCATCCCGGCTACAACGATGCCGCGCTGGCGGCGGTTCGTACGCGGCTCCGTGATCAGCGAGATGCAGAACGGAATGCCCTGCTGGGGTATATTCCTGCAGCTGTCCGCGAAGGGCGCTTTGAGTTGATCGGATATGACGAGATTTAGTTTCGGGCGCTTGTTGTGCTCTGCTGGAGTTCGGTGGTGGCGACTACCGGCATTTCGAGGGTGATGCGCGTGCCCCGGCCGGGGCGGCTTTCCATTTCGAGGATGGCGTCGTTGCCGTAGAGCACTTCCATGCGCTCGCGGACGTTCTTCATGCCGATGCCGTTGCCGGGGCGTCGGAGGCCGCTGACGGGCATGGCGACGTCGCGTTCGGGGGCGATGCCTACGCCGTCGTCTTCTACTTCTAACAGTAGGCGTTCGCCACGGATGCGGCTGCGCAGGGTGACTGTGCCGCCGCTAATGCGCGGTTCGAGGCCGTGCTTGATGCTGTTTTCAATCAATGGCTGGAGCAACATGCTTGGAACTACGAGGTCGAGGGTGTCTGGGGCGATTTCTTTGACGACTCGGAGCTTTTCGCCGAAGCGGACGACTTCGATGGCGAGGTAGTCGTCGGTGAAGGCGAGTTCGTCGCGGAATGGGACGAAGGCTTCGCGCTTCTTGAGCAGGATGCGCAGGATGTTGGCGAGACGCACGATCATCTCGCGTGCGAGTTCGGGTTCGAGGCGGATGAGCGAACCAATGGAGTTGAGGGTGTTGAACAGGAAGTGCGGGTTGATCTGGCGTTGGAGTGCATCGAGGCGCGCTTCGAGCAGGAGGCGGGCCTGTTGTTCCAGCTTGTCTTCAATGCGGATGGCGTTCCAGATCTTCAATGGAATGCCGACGATGACCGGGGCTGCGGCGGCGATGGCGAGTTGCAGGAGCCACAGGTTCGATCGCAGGGCGAAGTAGCGGCGAGGACGGTACATGGCAACTTCGCTGGCGCACAGTTGCAACAGCATGATGATGAGCAGCAACAGGACCTGCCGGTCCAGGTGCGGGCGGCGGAGATTGCGGCGCACCCACTGGTACAGGCTGAGGTCGATCATGGGCGAGAAGGTCCAGATCGCTTCCACGTCGGCGAAACGATAGAAGCCTCCTGCGACGGTTGCGGCGACGAGATTGACCGGAAGCGCGAGGAATTCGTGGTGCAGTAGTGCTGGAAACGACAGGATGACCGCACCGACTGCGGCGACGGAGGGTCCTAGGATGGCGCCGAGCAGGATGGTGGTGGCGAATGAAATGTCTGCTGCGAGGAAGTTCGGGACTACAGTGCGAATCCACACGCCCAGCGTGAGTGGCGTGACGACCAACAACATTAATTGCATGCGGTCGATGGGGGTACGTTCCGTTGCAAGCAGAAGTCTGCGAAAAGCCGTGGAGCGGGCCAGCGAACTGGAAACAGCAGCAGCCACACCAAGCTGAATCAGCAACGAGATGAGGACGAGCTTGGGTTCAAGTGGATTCACGTCTTCAGCTTACCCCGGCGGAGATGGAAAGGCCTGCATCCACATGGAGAGCTCGGCATCTATAGAATCGAGACTATGCAGTACAGCCGGGTTGAAAAAGTCGCAGAAGCCGAACTTCCCACTCGCTGGGGAAGCTTTCGCATCCTTGGCTTTGAGGGGCATCTTGCTCCCGATGTAACGCCGGGGCCCATGGGTAACACCGTGGATGAGGCCGTGGCGCTGATTTATGGCGATGTCAGCACGGGATCGCCGATTGTGCGCGTGCATTCGCAATGCCTGACGGGCGATGTGTTTCATTCGCTGCGCTGCGACTGCCGCCAGCAGTTGGAACTGGCGCTGGATACGATTACGGCGCATGGCTCGGGCATTCTGCTCTATGAAGCGCAGGAAGGCCGCGGTATTGGCCTGATGGCGAAGCTGCGCGCTTACGAGTTGCAGGACGCTGGCCGCGACACGATTCAGGCGAATGTGGAACTCGGTTATCGCGCGGATCATCGTGACTTCACGCTGCCTGCGGAGATTCTGAATCAGCTTGGTATTCGGTCGATCCGGTTGATTACGAATAATCCCGAGAAGGTACAGGCGATGGAGAGCCACGGTATCAAGGTGGCGGAGCGCATCAGCGCTGAAGTGGCGGCGGAGCTGACCAGTCAGAAGTACCTGGAAGTGAAGCGGGACAAGATGGGCCACCTGATCGGCTCACTGCTCTAAGTTCGTTTTCTGTTGGGAGTAAGATGGCCGCACCATGCGCATCTTCTCTGCTTTGCTCCTAGCGGCCCTTGGGCTGCCTGTCTTGCATGCGAAGTCTCAGCAACCCTGCGCCAGTACTGTCGTCGGCCATCTCGACATCGTTCCTTTTCACGACATGACATTCGGACGAAACCGCAACCTACGTGTCTGGTTGCCGCCCGGTTACGACAGTCCGCAAAATGCGAAGAAGAGATACTCCGTCCTGTATATGTTTGACGGTCAGTGGCTGTTCGATAAATGCACTTCTGAATGGAAGTCAGAATGGCAGATCGATGAGACGCTTACTGATCTGATTGGCCGTCAACAGGTGGAACCAATCGTTGTGGTCGGGATCGATAACGCCGGCCCATATCGCTCAGAAGAATACGAGTGGTATGACAATCCGATACCCTCGCAGCGGGATACTATGCCTTCGCTGGGCAGCAAAATCCCGGAATTCATGGACGAGGTTCTGCCATGGATTGAGAGCCGCTACCGCGTTAAGGCGGGCCCGGGACATACCGCGATAGGTGGCTCGTCCTTTGGTGGCCTGGCAGCGCTGCGAACACTTCTTCATCGCCCCGAGGTTTTTGGCCTGGGGCTGCTGGAAAGCACATCGTTGCAGGACGGCAACGGGCTGGCACTTCGAGATGTGTCGGTTATTGTTCGAGGGCCGCGGAAGATTTCGCTTGGTGTGGGGACAGCAGAAGCGAATCAACAGATGCTGGAAAGCATGGGTTTGCCGACCGCGAACGAAGCACTGGTGAAAATGCATGAGACGTTGGCAGACAGTATGCGGCACAGCATGATGGGAAAAACCGAAGTCAAGTTAACAATTGCACCCGGCGGCCAACACACAGAAGCCGCGTGGGCGGCTCGCTTTCCGGATGCAGTTCGTTTTCTCTTCCCACCTGTCCCATGAGTTTGGCGCAAAGAAAAGGCGGCCCGAAGGCCGCCTAATTATTTGCGTTGCACAACCAGAAGTTACTGGCCTGCCTTCGCGGTCATGCTGTTCTGGTCCTGCAGGTTGGAGAGCACGCGGACCTGTACGCGACGGTTCTGCTTACGACCGTCTGCCGTGCGGTTGGAAGCGACTTCCTGGTCCTTACCGATGCCGACCAGGTAGAACTTGTGCGGAGCGATGTCGTACTTGCTCTGCAGGTAGTAAGCCACGGCGTCTGCACGCTTCTGGCTCAGGGTGTAGTTGTAATTCGCATCACCCGTGGAGTCGGTACCACCGGTCAGCTCCAGGATGTAGTGCTTGCTGGACTGAAGGTTGGTTGCCAGCTCGTCGAGCTGCTTCTTGTCCGAGGCTGTCAGCACGGACTTGTCAAAGCCGAAGGTTACGCTGACGTCCTGCATGGACTTGTAGTTGTCGAGGTTCGCAACGACGCCGGTAAGGGTATCGACACGGTTGTACGCATCCTTCGCGTTTGCCTGTGCCTTGTCAGCAGACTGACCGGCAACTGCTGCATGCTGGTCGGCTGCGTCAGCAGCGCCCTGGGCCTTGGCGATGCCAGCCTGTGCGCGCTGATCCGTGTCCACGATGTTGCGGTGGTCGGTGGCGGTACGTGCATCCAGCTCGTTCGTCTGCTGGACGATGGGAGCAGCCTGCGAACGTACGTAGTTCTTGGTGCTGCAACCCGTGGTCAGAAACAGAATCAGGGCAGCCGATCCGGCCGCCACCGTAGCGCGAGTCATCTTGTCTGCTTTCATAGTCATTCCAGCCTTCCTCCGGTTCTTACGTCGGCGCTTCGAGAGAACGCCTGTACGGTCTGGATGAATGCACGCCCCATGCCAAACGATTAAGTACTGCTATTTGTTGCGGATAAACCGTTTTGCAGGAACTTTATGAAAGCCGGATTAAGGTACAAATTCCCTTTCTTTCCGGCAGAATCTTCCTGCGGCATATTCCATCTAAACTGTTGCACAGACGCGAAGATATCTTCGCCTTGCGCGAACCATACATGGATCTCCATCAGAAAATTCGGACGCTGCCCCAGCAACCCGGCGTGTACCTGTACAAGAACGCCGAGGGTGAGGTCATCTATGTTGGCAAGGCGAAGAACCTGCGGAGCCGCGTCAGTAGTTACCTGCTGAAGGCCAACCAGGCGAATGCGAAGACCGGCACGCTGATGCGCGAGGCCGTGGATGTGGACTACATCCAGGTGGCCAACAACCACGAAGCGCTGGCGCTGGAAAACAACCTGATCAAGCAGCGCAAGCCGCGCTACAACATTCTTCTACGGGATGACAAAACGTATCCGTATGTGAAGCTGACCATGGGTGATCGCCATCCGAAGGTTTTTGTTACGCGCAAGCTACGCAAGGATGGCGGCCAGTATTTCGGGCCCTATTTCCCGGGGAATCTGGCGTATCGCATTGTGGATCTGATCCATCGGTCGTTCCTGATTCCGAGTTGCAAGGTGGATCTGAACCGCTACCATCCGCGGCCCTGTTTGGAGTACTACATCAAACGGTGCTCGGGACCGTGCGTGGAGAACCTTGTCACTCCGGAGGCTTACCGGGAAGCTGTTCGCGATGTGCAGTTGTTTCTGGAAGGTAAGGAAGGCGAACTGGAAGGCCGCTTGAAGCAGCGCATGGGCGAGGCTGCGGGGAATGAGCAGTTTGAGCTTGCGGCCAAGATGCGCGATCAACTGATCACGCTGCAGGAGTTGCAGGCGAAGCAACGCATCGCTTCTACCGAGAACGAGGATGCCGACGTGTTTGGCTTTCACTTCGATAAAGAGATGTTGGCCGTGGCGCAGTTTCATATGCGTGAAGGCAAGATCGTGGACAAGCGCGACTTCTTCTGGGAAGACCTGCAGGATGTGAACTTTGAAATGGTTGCGGAGGAAGACGATGTTTCTTCGGCGGACGCGGATGTGACTTCGCAACAGCAGAGCTTTTCGCCTACGTTGTTCTTCTCGGCGTTTCTGAAGCAGCTTTATCTTGATCAGCCTTATGTTCCGCGACAGATTCTTGTGCCGGTAGAGTTTCCGGATCGTGTTGCACTGACCTCTGCATTAAGTGAGCAGAGCAAGCGCAAGGTGGAGATTCTTGCGCCACAGCGTGGTGATAAACGTTCGCTTCTGGATCTTGCTGGCACGAATGCGAAGCAAAGTTACGACCAGCGATTCCGCACGCTGCAGCCTTCGAAGAAAGCGATTGCGGAAGCGTTGCAGGATGCGTTGAATCTGCCAGAAGTGCCTACGCGCATTGAGTGCTTCGACATCTCGCACATTCAAGGCGCGGAGACCGTGGCCAGCATGGTGGTGTGGGAGAACGGCGATATGAAGAAGGCCGACTATCGCAAGTTCAAACTGAAGACCGTGACGGGCGTGGATGACTTTGCGTCGATGCACGAGATTCTGGTGCGCCGCTATTCGAAGCTGCAAGCGAACAATGAACCCTTCCCTTCACTCATTTTGATTGATGGTGGGTTGGGGCAGCTGCATGCTGCGTATGCGGCGCTGGAAAGTATTGGTGTGACGCTGCAGCCGTTGGCTTCCATCGCGAAACGTGAGGAAGTGATTTACGTCTACGGGCAAGAGGATGATCCGGTGGTGCTGGATCGTCGTTCGCCTGTGTTGCATCTGGTGCAGCGTATCCGCGATGAGTCGCATCGGTTTGCGATTAACTATCACCGTAAGCGTCGTGAGATGCGTGATCGTGACAGCGAACTGTTGCAGATTCCAGGTGTGGGGCCGACGACTCGCAAGCGATTGATTGAACACTTCGGAAGCTTGCGCGGCATCAAGGCTGCAGGACCGGATGCTCTTACGGCTGTGGTGAACGCTGCGACAGCGAAGAAGATTCGCGCTTACTTTGATGGTGAGCGTGAGGCTGCTATCGACGGAAACGGCGTTCCGGTGGAAACCGAAACGCCGCCTGAGTTCAGGATTTTGCAGTAGTTAGTTCGCAGTGGACGACTGATAGCCATCCGCGCCGACATCGAAGGTGTTGCAGGCTTTTACCTGACCGGTTTCGAAGCCGCGTTTGAACCATCCCTGACGTTCTGCGCTGGTGCCGTGCGTGAAGCTTTCCGGGCTTACCGTGCCGCGCTGCATCTTCTGGATGTGGTCGTCGCCCACGGCTGCGGCGTTCTGCATGGCTTGATCGATGTCACCGGCATCAAGGATGTGTCGCTGCTGCGTGGAGTGGGCCCAGATGCCGGCGTAGCAATCGGCTTGGAGTTCCAACTCAACCGAGGTCTTCGAGCGAGTCGCCGGATTGCGCATGGCTTGCTGCGCCTTCTGCTCGGTGCCGAGGATGTTCTGCACGTGGTGACCGATCTCGTGGGTGATGACGTAGGCCTGTGCGAACTCGCCGGTGTTGCCACCGAGTTGTTTCAGCTCGTCCCAGAAGCCGAGGTCGATGTAAACGCGCTCATCTTCCGGGCAATAGAAGGGGCCGGTGGCTGACTGTGCGTTGCCGCAGCCGGATTGTGTTCGGTTGCGGAAGAGCACCAGCTTTGCGTGGCGGTAGTTGCGGCCTGTCTGTTCTGGAAGGATGGCTGTCCAGGTTTTTTGCGCGTCGTCGAGCACGAAGGAGACGAGTTGCACGTCGTGATGTTCGGCGGCGCTTTCCTGTACTGGCTGGCCGGGCTCGCTGTGGCGAACTTGTTGTCCGCCACCGCCGCCTGCGGCTGCGCCGAGGCCGGTGAGCAGGCTGCCGATGAAGCCTCGACCAGAGATCAATCCGATGACAACGACGAGGATGAATCCGCCGATGCCAAGCCCGCCTCCACCGAGATTGAATCCGCCCCCGCCGCCACCGGAATCTCCACGACGGTCTTCAATATCGCTGCTGGTGCCTCCGGGCGTCCATTCCATTGCAGTTCCCTCTTGTGTTGATTCGTTGGAGTCATTGGGTTGGATGCGCGATGCGCTTTTCCGAATGCCTCACGGGAAGCATAACGCGGAACCAATCGCTTGCGTTGCACGTATGCTTCCTGCATGACAAGCTCGACGGTTGTCCGTCCTGTGAACGCATCGTTGCGTTCGGCGATTCGTCTCTCATTGTGGTTTGCGCTGGCCAAGCTGTTACTGCACATTGCAGGCACGCTTTGGCAACGGCACATTGGCGTGGGTTATTTCCGCGACGAGTTTTATTACCTGATGTGTGGACGGCACCTGGCGTGGGGCTATGTAGATCACGGGCCCATTGTTGCCGTGCAGGCGCGCATTGCGGAGACGCTCTTTGGGCACTCGATGGTGGGCATCCGGATGTTGTCGGCGCTGGCGGGTGCGGGACGCATTTTTCTTACGGGATTACTTTGCTGGTCGTTGGGCGGCAAACGAAGTGCACAGGCGCTGGCGATGCTTGCATGCATCTGCATGCCGCTCTATCTCGGCGTCGACAGCTACCTGAGCATGAATTCTTTTGAGAGCCTGTTCTGGATGACTTGCCTGCTTGCTGTCATTCTTCTGTTGCGCGATGAAAGCGATGGTGTGGATCGGCGCTGGATATGGTGGAGCGTCTTTGGCTTGTCCGCCGGGATTGGGTTGTTGAACAAGCCGTCGATGGCTTTCTTTCTTTTCTGTCTTGGGATTGCGCTGCTGGTTACGCCGCAGCGTCGCGTGTTGTTTACGCGGCAGGCTTTGTTTGGCATTGTGCTGTTGGCGGTTATTGCTATGCCGAATCTGCTGTGGCAGATGCATAATCACTGGCCCACGCTGGAGTTTCTGCATAACGGTCGAGTGAAGGGCAAGAATGTTCATTTGAATCCTGCGGCTTGGATTCTGAACCAGTTGATGGTTCTTGGGCCCTGGACGGCTTTCGTTTGGATTCCTGGGCTGGTGCATCTGTTGAAGCGTGCGGATCGCCGCTGGCTGGGTTTGACCTGGCTGATCCTGCTGGTGCTAATGATTGCCCTTGGAGCGAAGGATTATTACTTTGCGCCGATCTATCCCATTTTGTTTGCTGCTGGTGGGATTGCCTGGACGAATCGTTTTGCTTCGCGTAAGGCTGTGCAACAGGATCGCGTGGTCGCGTTTCCTGTTGCTTTCGTGACGATGATTGTTTTAACCGCGCTGGTGCTTCCTACTGCGATCTTTGTGTTGCCACCAAACACCTTTGTGGCTTACGTGAAGGCGATGCATATTCCGGTGGGGGATTCGGAAAATACCGGCGGTCATCAGATTCTTCCGCAGTTCTATGCGGATCGCTATGGATGGCAGGAGAATCTGGCGGAGGTTGCACGCATTGTGAATGGCCTCTCGCCGGAGGATCGAGCGAAGGTGGGCATCTTCGGCGGCAATTATGGCGAAGCAGCGTCGCTGGAATGGTTAAGCAGCGTGCAAGGTATCGCGTTGCCGACTGTGATTTCCGAACACAACAACTACTGGCTGTGGGGTACACGTGGGCTCGATGCGGAAGTGATGATCATTGATCGCAAGACCAGCGTGGCGAAGCTGCAGGAGTACTACCAGGACGTGCAGGTGGTGGGGCATGTCGATAATCCGCTGTCTATGTGGTACGAGCAACACGACATCTACCTAGTGCGTCACCGGAAGGTGCCGCTGGCGCCGGACTGGGCTGAGAGCCGTATCTACTACTAAAGAATTTGGTGTGGAGCGCGGTGGATGCTAGGCTCGATTGCACCGCATGAACTCTGATCACGAACTTCCTCGCGTACTTGGCGCACGCCATGCAATGGCCCTGGTGGTGGGCATCATTATTGGCAGCGGCATCTTCCTGGTGCCGCGCGAAATGGTGGCTGCTGTCGGCAAGAGCAGCACGCTTTATGCGGTATGGATCGTGGGCGGTCTGCTGAGTTTGTTTGGCGCGCTGACCTATGCGGAGATCTCCGCGGGGCGTCCTGCTTATGGCGGTGAGTATGCGTTCCTGCGCGAGGCCTATGGCGATCTGGTTGGCTTCCTGCATATGTGGACGTGGTGGACAATTGCGAAGCCTGCTTCGATTGCCACAGTCGTGAGCGGACTCACGCGGACGCTGGCTACGTTTGCGATGTTTTCTTTCTTTGCGAACCCGGCATTCCTTGGCATGAACTGGGGACAGGTTGCGGCGCTGGTCGCGCTTTGGCTTGTGACGGGGCTGGATATTGTTGGCACTCGAAAGGCCGCGGATGTGCAGGCGGCGCTTACTTTGCTGAAGGTCGCAATCATCCTGGTAATTGGTGTGAGTTGCTTTGTCTTCTCCGGGCCTGTGGGGACACTGCATAACTTTGCCACCGTGTTTGGTGGGGCGCGTGGTGGATTCGCTGGCTTTATGGTGGCGTTGATTGCGGCGCTGTGGGCCTACGACGGATGGAGCGATGTAGCGACTCTGGCGGGCGAGGTAAAGAAGCCGCAGCGCGATCTGCCGGTGGCTTACATCGGCGGCATCCTCATCGTGGGTGCGCTGTACATGCTGACGAATGCGGCGATTCAATATGTGTTGCCGGCATCTGCGCTGGCTGCTGCGGATCGGCCTGCGGTGGATGCGATCAGGACGGTGCTGGGTCAGCATGGCATTGCGTGGGGTGCGGCGCTGGTGAGCATTGGTATGGCCATCAGCATTACCGCGACGCTGGTTGGAACTACGCTTTCCGGTGCGCGCATCGGGTTTGCAGCATCGCGCGATGGATTGTTTTTCGCTCGTATTGCGAATGTGCATCCGCGCTATCAAACACCGGCGTTTGCGCTGGTGGTGCAGTCCGCCATTGGGTCGTTGCTGATCTTTGCGATTGGCAAGTTTCAGGCGCTGTTTTCGTTGGCGATCTTTGCGGAGTGGATTACGTACGGGCTTGCGGTGAGTACAGTGTTTGTCTTCCGCAAGCGTGATGCGATTTCAGGTCGTGCTCGTCTGTTCTCGACGCCGGGATATCCGGTGGTGCCGATTCTCTTTATCCTTGCGGCGATTGCGTTGACCGTCTTCCAGCTTGTGGACGATCCGAAGAACACGCTGCTTGGTTGCATTGTCATTCTGCTTGGCATTCCCCTATTCCGTTACTTTGAGCGGAAGAAGAATGCGGCAGCGCTCCCGATACACTAGAAAACATGCGGTCTGTTCTGGCAACGCGGTATGTCCTTGCACTTCGTGAAGGCGGTTCTCTGCCTGCGATTGTGGAAGCTGACGATCTTGGCATGTACGTCACCAAGTTTCGTGGTGCCGGGCAGGGATTGTTCGCTCTGACCGCGGAGATTATCGCTGGCGAAATTGGCCGTGCGCTTGGTTTAAAGGTGCCAGAGATTGTGCTGGTGGAAGTTGATCCCGTGCTTGGTCGAAGCGATCCGGATGCGGAGATTCGTCACCTGCTGAAGGCAAGTGTGGGAACGAATGTGGGTCTGGATTATCTGCCGGGATCTACTGATTTTGTTGCAGCTGCTGGTGACAAGGTTTCTACACAGACAGCTTCCCTTGCCGTTTGGTTTGACAGCTTTGTTCAGAACGTCGACCGCACACCACGCAATCCGAATTTGTTGATGTGGCATCGCGAACTGTACCTGATCGACCATGGCGCGGCGATGTATTTCCATCATCATTGGGAGACGATGCCGGGCAAGGCGCGTTCGCCGTTTCCGCAGATTGATCAGCATGTGCTGCTGCC is a genomic window containing:
- a CDS encoding sugar transferase translates to MPAQEYAQGSVMTTEAPSFRGRGMSMAAGVLEQPSITGAAWAALDILTALIGSLIAMHFRLDASHESGTLTQNGVFHLLWSQYGAYMTWFALCLAFFSRSYGLYGPIQNRSGLNEQRLTIQATLVAGLLLCGSIYLLRGETVSRIVVMLSVILTGTMLCARRALWRSMVYTRYRDGVDTRNVLIIGSGRVGHALRNHLESLRHLGFRFRGFIALNESETESGDADNVGDMSNCLAIARALFVDEIFFSVPADKKIVIDLVQEARELGIDVRVVPDLYDGLAWNAPIEYVGQFPTIPLHRREFPIGSFMVKRTLDLALSFLAIVVLSPILFLISLAVLLDSPGPIFYRARRIGRKGRTFNCYKFRTMVQNADHLKSQLEHMNERDGILFKMSNDPRITRVGRFLRKYSLDEIPQFFNVLKGDMSLVGPRPPIAAEVERYDLSHLRRLDVLPGITGLWQVEARQDPSFDSYISLDTAYVENWNLWLDLKILLRTISVVISGTGS
- a CDS encoding ChbG/HpnK family deacetylase; the encoded protein is MPSDKTAQRRLIVNADDFALTEGVNRAIGELSEAGALRSCTLMAAGAAFKDAVRTTKEYKNLRVGCHVVLVDGNCVAPAETVRALLDGDQGQLRSSLPKFIADLQRGKIPEEQIEAEAVAQIRRLQDAGVTVTHVDTHKHTHLFPRVARPLMRAAMQCGVSAIRNPFEQAWSARLTRGPLLRKLEVTALRNFSSTFEKLLRASGLKTTAGSIGVSATGTLDAENLARLLEGMPEGTWELVCHPGYNDAALAAVRTRLRDQRDAERNALLGYIPAAVREGRFELIGYDEI
- a CDS encoding sensor histidine kinase — protein: MNPLEPKLVLISLLIQLGVAAAVSSSLARSTAFRRLLLATERTPIDRMQLMLLVVTPLTLGVWIRTVVPNFLAADISFATTILLGAILGPSVAAVGAVILSFPALLHHEFLALPVNLVAATVAGGFYRFADVEAIWTFSPMIDLSLYQWVRRNLRRPHLDRQVLLLLIIMLLQLCASEVAMYRPRRYFALRSNLWLLQLAIAAAAPVIVGIPLKIWNAIRIEDKLEQQARLLLEARLDALQRQINPHFLFNTLNSIGSLIRLEPELAREMIVRLANILRILLKKREAFVPFRDELAFTDDYLAIEVVRFGEKLRVVKEIAPDTLDLVVPSMLLQPLIENSIKHGLEPRISGGTVTLRSRIRGERLLLEVEDDGVGIAPERDVAMPVSGLRRPGNGIGMKNVRERMEVLYGNDAILEMESRPGRGTRITLEMPVVATTELQQSTTSARN
- the ribA gene encoding GTP cyclohydrolase II is translated as MQYSRVEKVAEAELPTRWGSFRILGFEGHLAPDVTPGPMGNTVDEAVALIYGDVSTGSPIVRVHSQCLTGDVFHSLRCDCRQQLELALDTITAHGSGILLYEAQEGRGIGLMAKLRAYELQDAGRDTIQANVELGYRADHRDFTLPAEILNQLGIRSIRLITNNPEKVQAMESHGIKVAERISAEVAAELTSQKYLEVKRDKMGHLIGSLL
- a CDS encoding alpha/beta hydrolase, translating into MRIFSALLLAALGLPVLHAKSQQPCASTVVGHLDIVPFHDMTFGRNRNLRVWLPPGYDSPQNAKKRYSVLYMFDGQWLFDKCTSEWKSEWQIDETLTDLIGRQQVEPIVVVGIDNAGPYRSEEYEWYDNPIPSQRDTMPSLGSKIPEFMDEVLPWIESRYRVKAGPGHTAIGGSSFGGLAALRTLLHRPEVFGLGLLESTSLQDGNGLALRDVSVIVRGPRKISLGVGTAEANQQMLESMGLPTANEALVKMHETLADSMRHSMMGKTEVKLTIAPGGQHTEAAWAARFPDAVRFLFPPVP
- a CDS encoding OmpA family protein yields the protein MTMKADKMTRATVAAGSAALILFLTTGCSTKNYVRSQAAPIVQQTNELDARTATDHRNIVDTDQRAQAGIAKAQGAADAADQHAAVAGQSADKAQANAKDAYNRVDTLTGVVANLDNYKSMQDVSVTFGFDKSVLTASDKKQLDELATNLQSSKHYILELTGGTDSTGDANYNYTLSQKRADAVAYYLQSKYDIAPHKFYLVGIGKDQEVASNRTADGRKQNRRVQVRVLSNLQDQNSMTAKAGQ